A section of the bacterium genome encodes:
- the rnc gene encoding ribonuclease III, whose translation MNWLRKTLSRLIEPRSSAKPPQLDELMVLINYRFHDLTLLIQALKHRSYLVQTGEDRLQSNERLELLGDSVLGLVVTETLYSDFPDEEEGVLTNYKSLLVNRVNLSRVAHEFNLGKFILLNDSEERAGGRSRDSILADAVEAVIGAMYLDGGLEPARKMIHKHIITGLSSLLEETQYKNFKSLLLEYCQRESKTGPVYMVENEEGPDHNKIFTVGVYINGSKFGSGTGSSKKVAEQHAAEEALTLLYQKREKGPA comes from the coding sequence ATGAACTGGCTGAGAAAGACCCTCTCAAGACTCATTGAACCGCGCTCATCGGCCAAACCACCTCAATTGGACGAGCTGATGGTGCTGATTAATTACCGTTTTCATGATCTGACCCTGCTGATCCAGGCGCTTAAGCACCGTTCCTACCTGGTGCAGACCGGCGAGGACCGCCTGCAGTCGAATGAACGCCTCGAGTTGCTTGGCGATTCGGTCCTCGGGCTGGTTGTAACGGAGACTCTTTATAGCGATTTCCCCGACGAAGAGGAGGGGGTGCTGACCAATTACAAGTCGCTCCTCGTCAACCGGGTGAATCTCAGCCGGGTCGCCCATGAATTCAACCTGGGCAAATTCATCCTTCTCAACGACTCGGAAGAGCGCGCCGGCGGCAGATCGCGCGATTCCATCCTCGCAGATGCCGTCGAGGCGGTGATCGGCGCCATGTACCTGGACGGCGGCCTCGAACCCGCCCGCAAGATGATCCATAAACATATCATTACCGGCCTTTCCTCCCTGCTCGAAGAGACCCAGTACAAGAATTTCAAGAGTCTGCTGCTGGAATACTGCCAGCGAGAGAGCAAGACCGGACCGGTCTATATGGTCGAGAATGAAGAGGGACCCGATCATAACAAGATCTTTACAGTGGGCGTCTATATCAATGGGAGTAAATTCGGATCCGGCACCGGTTCCTCAAAAAAAGTAGCGGAACAGCATGCAGCTGAAGAAGCCCTGACGCTGCTGTACCAGAAACGAGAGAAAGGCCCGGCATGA